A single region of the Candidatus Omnitrophota bacterium genome encodes:
- a CDS encoding rRNA pseudouridine synthase, whose product MRLNLYIAKSGIASRRSADQLVSSGKVTINDCRVDKPFIKVRDNDQVRVSGELIKLKEYSYLLFNKPKGVTTTLSDRFANKTVVDFIPKKYHGLYPVGRLDKNSHGLLILTNDGDFCYKLTHPKFSVEKEYLIKLRGALKFPDRQKAKQGVRDAGDLLKVKKIMMLSRDKENTLCKVIISEGKKRHLRRLFKQLGYRVLDLKRVRVGGLVIGSLKTGKYRILAEAELEKALAG is encoded by the coding sequence ATGCGTCTTAATCTTTATATTGCTAAATCCGGTATAGCTAGCCGGAGATCTGCCGATCAGTTAGTCTCCTCGGGCAAAGTCACAATAAATGATTGTCGAGTTGATAAACCATTTATTAAAGTCAGAGACAATGATCAAGTCAGGGTTTCTGGTGAGTTAATAAAATTAAAAGAGTATAGTTATCTTCTATTTAACAAACCTAAAGGTGTAACAACGACGCTTAGCGATAGGTTTGCTAACAAGACGGTAGTTGATTTTATTCCTAAAAAGTATCACGGGTTGTATCCAGTCGGCAGATTGGACAAGAATTCTCACGGCTTGCTTATCCTTACCAATGATGGCGATTTTTGCTATAAGCTAACTCATCCGAAATTTTCAGTAGAGAAAGAATATCTTATCAAGTTAAGAGGAGCATTAAAATTCCCTGATCGACAAAAAGCAAAGCAGGGTGTTAGAGACGCAGGCGATCTATTAAAAGTTAAGAAAATAATGATGCTAAGTAGAGATAAGGAAAATACTCTTTGTAAGGTTATAATCTCTGAAGGCAAGAAAAGGCATTTGAGAAGGTTATTTAAACAGTTGGGTTACCGGGTGCTAGATTTAAAGAGAGTAAGAGTGGGTGGCTTAGTTATCGGTAGTTTAAAGACAGGCAAATATAGAATATTGGCCGAAGCTGAGCTAGAAAAGGCATTGGCTGGGTGA
- a CDS encoding glycosyltransferase family 2 protein, producing MTVPITAVIISKNEAERIKDCLESVASWAQEIILVDDESSDQTRQIAANYTDKILVRKMEVEGKHRNWAYAQSSNDWVLSLDADERLTPELKAEIEVVFDQLTDEVAFTIPRKNFLGDYWLRWAGQYPSAQLKLFKKSKFKWEEVEVHPRAFLKGKTTPLKEPLLHYTYRDFGDFLKKLNNQTTLEAKKWFDVYKADPKKANYKMNLTHALWRYNDRFFRAYLRKKGWRDGFRGFMVSFFAALYQIISYAKYWEIKNRFNQNK from the coding sequence ATGACAGTTCCAATAACAGCAGTAATAATTAGTAAAAATGAGGCTGAGCGAATAAAGGATTGTCTTGAGTCAGTGGCTAGTTGGGCTCAGGAAATAATTTTAGTTGACGATGAAAGTAGTGACCAAACTCGTCAGATCGCCGCAAACTATACCGATAAGATACTGGTTCGTAAAATGGAGGTTGAAGGCAAACATCGTAATTGGGCTTATGCTCAGAGCTCAAATGATTGGGTTTTAAGTTTAGATGCTGACGAGCGTTTAACCCCCGAGCTTAAGGCTGAGATTGAGGTAGTTTTTGATCAGCTTACCGATGAGGTTGCTTTTACTATTCCTAGAAAGAACTTTCTTGGTGATTATTGGTTGCGTTGGGCCGGTCAGTACCCTTCAGCCCAGCTAAAACTTTTTAAAAAGAGTAAGTTTAAATGGGAGGAGGTTGAAGTCCATCCAAGAGCTTTTTTAAAAGGTAAAACTACGCCGCTTAAAGAACCACTTCTGCACTATACTTATCGTGATTTTGGGGATTTTTTAAAAAAATTAAATAACCAAACTACACTTGAGGCAAAAAAATGGTTTGATGTTTATAAAGCTGACCCTAAGAAAGCAAATTACAAAATGAACTTAACCCATGCTTTGTGGCGTTACAACGATCGTTTTTTTCGTGCTTATTTGAGAAAAAAGGGTTGGCGAGATGGTTTTAGGGGATTTATGGTTTCTTTTTTTGCAGCCTTGTATCAGATAATTTCTTATGCTAAATATTGGGAAATAAAGAATCGGTTTAATCAAAATAAATGA
- a CDS encoding HAD-IIIA family hydrolase — translation MKPIVFIDRDGVINEYPGHGNYVTSKQEFRFIPGSLEAIRKFSEEGFKLYVVSNQAGVAKGLYAQKDLDEINAKILQSVEKIGGNISGIYYCTHLPGDDCDCRKPKTGLLKKAQEDSFMICDKSIFIGDSFMDMEAARNFGAKSVLVLSGREKIANRDNWKFEPDYVFDNLLLAAHYLISHYA, via the coding sequence ATGAAACCAATAGTCTTTATTGATCGCGATGGCGTAATCAATGAATACCCCGGTCATGGAAATTACGTAACCAGCAAGCAGGAGTTTAGATTCATTCCCGGAAGCCTTGAAGCGATTCGTAAGTTTAGCGAAGAAGGATTTAAGCTTTACGTGGTTTCTAATCAAGCCGGAGTTGCTAAAGGTTTGTATGCTCAGAAGGACTTAGATGAAATAAATGCAAAAATACTGCAGTCAGTCGAAAAAATTGGCGGGAATATTTCTGGTATTTATTATTGTACCCATCTTCCTGGCGATGATTGTGATTGCCGGAAACCTAAAACCGGTCTTTTAAAGAAAGCCCAGGAAGATAGCTTTATGATTTGCGATAAGTCAATATTTATTGGCGATTCATTTATGGACATGGAAGCTGCCCGCAATTTTGGAGCAAAATCAGTTTTGGTCCTTTCCGGAAGAGAGAAAATAGCTAATCGTGATAATTGGAAATTTGAACCGGATTATGTATTTGATAATCTTCTTTTGGCCGCACATTATTTAATTTCTCATTATGCCTAA